A window of Bacteroidales bacterium genomic DNA:
GCCAATCAAAATTCCTGATCTATTTTTCCTTGATTATTAATCTTAATTCAAATGCTATGAGGAAAGTATTGGTTGCAACCGATAAACCTTTTGCCGCCATTGCCGTGAAAGGGATCCGTCAAATTGTTGAAAGCGCGGGTTATGAGCTTTTGCTCCTGGAAAAATATACAGATCCCACCGATCTGATCAAAGCTGTTGAACAAGTGGATGCCATGATTGTCCGCAGTGACCTGGTAACACCCGAAGTGATCCGTGCAGGAAAAAATCTGAAGATCGTTGTTCGGGCCGGTGCCGGTTATGACAACATTGACCTTCCCGCTTCGACTTCTGCCGGTGTGGTTGTTATGAATACACCGGGCCAGAATTCAAATGCTGTTGCTGAACTCGTCTTTGGCATGATGGTTTATCAGATCAGGAACTATTTCAACGGCTCCTCCGGAACCGAATTGCTGGGGAAGACACTCGGACTGCATGCTTATGGCAATGTTGGCAAAAATGTCGCCAGGATAGCCAAAGGATTTGGGATGGAAGTGTATGCCTTTGATCCATTCGTATCAGCAGATGTGATGGTTAAAGACGGTATCAAACCTGTTGCTGAAGTGCAGGAATTATACACAAAATGCCAGTTTGTATCTTTGCATATTCCGGCTAATGAAAAAACAAAGAAATCAATTGATTACGATTTACTTTCCAAAATGCCTAAAGGTGCAACCTTAATCAATACGGCCCGTAAAGAGGTGATCTGCGAAGATTCCTTGCAAAAAGTCTTTGCCGAAAGGGATGACTTCAGGTATGTATCGGATGTTGCCCCTGATTGCCTGGAAGCCTTGAAAGAAAAATTTACCGGCAGATTTTTTGTAACACCTAAAAAAATGGGTGCCCAGACTTCGGAAGCAAATGTGAATGCCGGACTGGCCGCAGCGAAACAAATTGTTGAATTTTTTGAAAAAGGAGATGTACGGTTCAAAGTAAACTAAAAAGTTATCTATAAAGTAAACCAATTAAAACAACTATTATGGATGCTGCATCAAATGAAAGGAACCTG
This region includes:
- a CDS encoding 3-phosphoglycerate dehydrogenase — its product is MRKVLVATDKPFAAIAVKGIRQIVESAGYELLLLEKYTDPTDLIKAVEQVDAMIVRSDLVTPEVIRAGKNLKIVVRAGAGYDNIDLPASTSAGVVVMNTPGQNSNAVAELVFGMMVYQIRNYFNGSSGTELLGKTLGLHAYGNVGKNVARIAKGFGMEVYAFDPFVSADVMVKDGIKPVAEVQELYTKCQFVSLHIPANEKTKKSIDYDLLSKMPKGATLINTARKEVICEDSLQKVFAERDDFRYVSDVAPDCLEALKEKFTGRFFVTPKKMGAQTSEANVNAGLAAAKQIVEFFEKGDVRFKVN